The DNA region GAATATTTAAAAGAACGTAAAGTCTATTTTATAGGAAATGGTGTAAAAAAGACAATGGATTTAATTACAAACAAAAACGCAGTTTTTATAGAAGAAAAGTTGCCTTCTGCAAATCAAATGAGTCTTTTGTCCTTTGAAGCGTACAAAAAAAGCAACATACAAGATGTTGCTTATTTTGAGCCTTTTTATTTAAAAGATTTTGTTGCTGTAAAATCTAAGAAATAAATTAGTTTTCCTGTTTTTGTATTTCTACGCTATGCGGATAAGGTATTTCTATTCCTGCAGCATCTAAAGCTTCTTTTGTGTTTTCCATAGTTTCAAAATATACAGCCCAATAATCTTCTGTTTTACACCAAGGTCTAACAGCAAAATTAACAGAACTGTCTGCTAATTCTAATACATTAACAGTTGGAGCTGGTTCTTGTAAAACTTTAGGGTTATCGGTAATTACTTTCATTAAAACTTCTTTAGTCTTTTTAATGTCAGAGTCGTATCCAACACCAAAAACTAAGTCTACACGTCTTGTACCTTCTGTCGTGTAATTAACAATGTTTCCGTTAGATAAAGCGCCATTAGGAATAATAATTTCTTTATTTGAAAGACCGATAAGTTTCGTAGTAAAAATTTCTATTTCTTTAACTACTCCAATTTCTCCTTGAGCTTCAATCAAATCGCCAATCTTTATAGGTTTAAAAATCATTAGTAAAACTCCACCAGCAAAATTCCCTAACGAGCCTTGTAACGCCATACCAATAGCTAATCCTGCAGCAGCTAAAATGGCTGCAAAAGAAGTTGTTTCTACACCTAATTTAGAAAGAATGGCTAAAATCAATAATATTTTTAAAGTCCATCCTAAAAAGTTTACAAGAAATTTTTTTAAGCTTTCGTCGTAAGCTCTTTTTTCCATAAATTTTTTAGTAGAACCAAGTAGTTTTTTTATAATCCAAGATCCTACAATCCAGATAATAATAGCGGCAATTATTCTTAAACCATAATCGGCTGCATATTTTATACCTGTGTCAATCCATTCTTCTTTCATAAATAAAATTTGTGTTAGTTTAAATAAAAAGTCAAAGTTAGGAATTATACAATTTAAGCTGTTATAGTAATAGTTAATATAAGATTAAAATTAGACCAAATAGTCCAAAAGCGAATTTTATCGATGAAATAGTTAAATAATCAGATTTATTAGGTGAAATTTTATCTAAATTGTACCTTCAACAAGGTTTTAACAAATTCTTTACAAGCATGAAGAAACTTCTACTATCAATCTTTACTTTTTTAGTAACATTTTGCATATATTCTCAAGATATAAATATGCAAAACGGGACATTTTCTCAATGTTCTGGAGTATTATACGATTCTGGTGGCGGATCGGCAAATTATGCTAATGACGAAAATTTCGTCTTAACAATTTGTCCAGATGGACCGGATCAATTTATACAATTAGACTTTACTCTTTTTAGTACTCAATTAAACCTTGATATTTTAACAGTATATGATGGTGATGATACTTCGGCTCCAGTAATTGGAACATTTTCTGGTGGTGGAGCAGCAAATAATCCTGGGACAATTTCTGCATCAACTACAAGTGCAACAGGATGTTTAACTTTAGAATTTGTTTCAGATGGATCCGGCAATACTTTAGGTTGGGCTGCAGATATTTCTTGTTTACAATCGTGTCAAGTTATTACACCAACCATAGATTCTACAACGCCAGCAGCTAATGGAGCTGGAGTAGTAGAAATTCCGTTAGGCGGAACAGTAGATTTTGAAGGTAGCGCAATTTTTGAGGTTGATGGTGCAGGAGCGACTTACAGTTGGAATTTTGGTGATGCTACAGTAGGCAGTGGGCAAAATGTAAGTCATACATATAATAATATTGGAACCTATACTGTAACTTTTACAGTTACAGATACCAACCCAACAGGTTGTTCAGCTTTTTACCAAATAGATGTAGAAGTATTAAGTCCTTATATTGATGTAGATCAAACTACATATACCGTAGATCAATTAGTAACAGATGTTTTAATAGATAGTCCTTGTGCATCCGTTTCGAATATTAACTGGAGTACAGGTACAAATTTTGGTCAAGAAAACGGGATTGGGTATTTCTCTGCATTACCAGGAGCATTTCCTTTTGAAGCAGGAATTGTATTAAATTCTGGTGATGCTATGGAAGCTGAAGGACCAGAAACAGGCACGCAAAGTAGTGGTGGTTGGCCAGGTGATGCAGACTTAGAAGCAGCTATACCAAGTTTAACAAATTCTAACGATGCATCTTTTATAGAGTTTGATTTTGTACCAATAGCAAACAGTATAAGTTTTGACTTCTTATTTGCTTCAGAAGAATACGGTACTTTTCAATGTAGTTTTACAGATGCATTTGCATTTTTGCTTACAGATTTATCTACAGGGATTACAACAAATTTAGCATTAGTACCTGGTACAACAGATGTGGTTTCAGTTTATACAGTTAGAGATAACACGTATAATAATGGATGTAACTCAGTAAATCCTCAATATTTTGATTCCTATTATGGTGCAGGTGGATTACCTACTGTTAATGACCCAATAAACTTTAGAGGATATACAACATCAATGACAGCATTTTCTGCAGTTACACCTAATAATAATTACAGAATTAAATTAGTTATTGCAGATGCTTTTGATACAGCTTATAATGCAGCAGTATTTTTAGGTGCAGGTACGTTTGATTTAGGAGGAGATTTAGGAGATGATGTAACTATTGCTGCAGGAACAGCTGTTTGTGCAGGTGGAGCGATAACTTTAGATACCGGTTTAACAACTGCTACTCACACTTGGTACTACGAAGGTGATGTAATTCCAGGTGAAACAGGTCCGGTGATTTCTGCAACTCAAGATGGTAATTATAGTGTAGATATTGTGTATTCTGCATCATGTCAAACTTCAGATTCAATTTATATTGAATTTATTCCTGGTCCAACTATAGAAAACACAATAGATTTAACTGTGTGTGATGTATTTGGTGGTCCAGAAACTTTTGATTTAACCTTAAATGATAGTGAAGCGATTGGTACTCAAGATCCAACAACAGTCACAGTTAGTTATTTTAATTCTTTATCAGATGCTCAAAATGATATAAATGAAATAGCAAATCCTTCTGCGTACATTACTTCAGGAGCTTATCCTGAAACCATTTTCATTAGAATAGAAGATAATGCTTCACAAACCTGTATAGATACATCTAGTTTCACTTTAGATATATTTTCTACTACCATCAATCCAGCGCCTGACATGGTGCAATGTGACGATATGGATAATGATGGATTTATGCCATTTGATTTAGAGACTCAGACGCCATTAATATTAGGTACACAGCCGGCATCTAATTATGAAGTTACATATCATACTAGTTTTGCAGATGCAGATGGTGATGTAAACGCATTAATGAGTCCATATACTAATGTAACAAATCCAGAGCCAATATATGTAAGGATAGAAGTTATAGGAGATGCGAGTTGTTATAATGTAACCACAACACCATTATTTAATTTAATAGTAAATTTAAACGACGATTCCAGTTACACAGTAACACCAACATGCGATGGTGCTACGGTAAGTAATGTATCAACACCAGGCGGTACTTTTAGTTCACCAACCGGAGCAACAATAGATCCGGTAACAGGACTGGTAACAGGCGCAGCATCAGGAGCGACGCATAGTATAAGTTATACAACAACAGGCGCATGTCCAACCACCACCACCGTAGACTTTACAGTATTAGTTACAGACGATCCAAGTTTTACCTTACAACCAACTTGTGATGGCGCTGTAGTAGATAGCGAAGCAACACCAGGAAGTTATGCCTTTAATCCAATACCAGGAGATGGAGCTACTATAGATACAGCAACAGGAACAATTTTAAATGCCACACCAGGAGCAACCTATACAGTAGAACACACAACTAACGGAGTTTGTCCAGCGAGTTCAACAGCAACCGTTACAGTGTATCCATTAGAAGATGCTAGTTTTGTACCAACAGCGACGTGTGATGGTGCGACAGTAACAATAACAGGCGATACCGGTGGTACATTTGTATTAAATCCAGATCCAGGATCACCAATAACAATAGATTCAGTAACGGGAACAGTAACAGGTGGAACTTATGGTGATACCTATACAATAGAATATACTACAGGCGGACCATGTCCAGAAGTAAGTGCACAAAATGTAACAGTATTAGCGCAAGACGATCCAAGTTTTACAATGGTGCCAAACTGTGATGGAGGAACAGTAGATAGTGTAGCAATGCCAGGCGGAACCTATACGTTTAATCCACCAGCACCATCAGGAGATACAGTACAGATAGATGCAAGTACAGGAGCAGTGACTATGGCCACACCAGGTACAAGTTATACGGTAGAGTATACAACAGCCACGCAATGTCCAGCAACCAGTACATTTGTATTAAATGTATTACCTGCAGATAATTCAAGTTTTAATTTAGACCCAACCTGTGATGGTGCAACAGCGACAGTAACAGGATTATCAGGCGGAACATTTGTGTTAACCACAACAGGAGCGACAATAGATGCAGCAACCGGAACAGTAACAGGAGCTTTACCAGGTTCAGTACATACTGTAGAATATACAACAAACGGACCATGTCCAACAACAACAACTCAAAATGTAACAGTACATCCAGAGGTAATAGCAATAGATCCAACACCATTAGAAGTTTGTGATGATAACACACCAGATGGAATTACACAAATAGACTTAACATTAAAAGATACTGAAGTTACAGGCGGAGTAGCCTCATATGTTGCGAGTTATTATTTAACATTAACCGATGCAGAAACAGCAACAAATCCATTACCAATTCCGTATACAAATCTAACTAACCCACAATTAATTTATGTAAGGGTAGAAGATGCAAATACAACGTGTTATGACACAACAACACTGGAATTACAGGTAGAGCAAGCACCAACCGCTTTTACCCCAACACCATTAGAGTATTGTGATCCAGACAGTGATGGTTTTGGTGAGTTTATGTTAACAGATGCAGATGGGCAAATAACAGGAGGCGCAGCAGGATTGGTAGTAACCTATCATGAGACGATGAGTGATGCAGAGAATAATGTAAATGCATTAACAAGTCCATATGATAATATAGTAGTAAACACACAAACTATTTATGTGCGTGTAGAGAGTCAAACTATAGTAACCGATTGTGCTAGCTACGTAGATTTACAATTAATAGTAAACCCAACACCTCAAATAGATATTACACCAACAGCATTAGAGGAGTGTGATGATGACACAGATGGGTTAGTAGCATTTGATTTAATACAATCTAATGATGAGATATTAAACTTATTGGATTCAGATTCTAGTAACGATATAAATCCATCCGATGTGACCATAAGCTATTATCAAACACAAGCAGATGCACAAACACCATCAAATGCAATAGCAACACCATCAAACTACACCAACACAACACCAAATATGGAAACCATTTGGGTTCGTGTAGAGTATAATGCAACAGGATGTTATAAACTTACAGAGTTAGATCTAATTGTAAATCCATTGCCAGTATTGGTGCAACCAGATCAATTAAATTTATGTGATTATAATAATCCAGGTGATGAGCAAGAAGCATTTACGTTGGAAGACGCAAATGCACAAATATTAAACGGTCAAACCGGAATTACCTTAACGTATTATGACACTCAGTTAGGTGCAGATACAGCAGATGCTACAGCACAAATATTTAGTCCATATACCAATGGACCAAATCCGCAAACGGTATATGTAAGAGCAGAAGATAATACTACAGGTTGTGTTAATACAATCACATTAGATTTAAGAGTTAATCCATTACCATCACCAGTAGCGCCATCGCCATTAGTAGCATGTGATGAAGATAATGATGGGATTTATTCAGGATTTGATTTAGACAGTCAAACAGCAGGAATTATAAATAACGAGCCAAACATAGTTTTAAGCTATCATGAGACCCAAGCAGATGCAGAAAATGGACAAAATACATTAAGTAGTCCTTATGAAAATATAGTAGAAAATGTTCAAACCATTTATATAAGAGCAGAGAATACGTTAACGGGATGTTATACGATAGTAACAATGGATTTAGTTGTAGAGCCATCACCAGAAGTTCCAGTAAATATACCAGATTATATTATATGTGATGATGATAACGACGGTTACAATCAATTTGATTTTGTAACAGTAATGACGCCACAAATCTTAGGGACACAAGATCCATTAGATTTCACATTAACATATCATACCACACAAGCAGGAGCAGATACAGGTAATATGCCAATTGTTAATCCAGGAAATTATACGAATCAAAATAACCCTCAAACCATATATGTGCGATTAGAAAGCAATGTTAATGGTTGTGTGACTACAGGTGAATTTGAGATTAGAGTAGAGTTTCCACCAGTACTAGTTCAACCAACACCATTAGAGATTTGTGATGAGTTAGACGCAGTATATTATGAGAATAATGATGGTTATGCGGTATTTGATTTAACGGTAAAAAATGATGAGATAACGGGAGCAACAGCAAGTTGGACAGTTAGTTATTATGAAACATCATCAGACGCACAAACCGGAGTTAATGCAATACCAGATCCAACAATGTATCAAAATACAGCATCAGGAGCGCAAACGGTATATGTAAGAGTTGTAGATTCAGATACAGGATGTTTCTCTTTAACCACATTAACCATTCGTGTGTTACCAAATCCAACACCAAATCAAAATCCAACAGATTTAGAGTTGTGTGACGATACTAATATAGTAGGTCCAAATGATTTGATAGAGATGTTTGATTTAACGACTTATGAAAACGTAACATTAAATGGCGAGCCAAATGTAACAGCAAGTTATTATACCGATTTAGATGATGCGTTAATGGGAGTAAACCCAATAGTAGCCCCAACAATGCATACCAATGAAGATCCAGCTAATCCAGGAACCGCTATAAACCCTCAAACTATTTATATGAGAGTTACAAAAGGCGGTACAGGATGCTTTACTTTGGTAAACTTTGATATTACAGTAAACCCATTACCAGAGGTAAGTCCAATAGAGGATTATATTATATGCGAATTAAACACAGATGAAGTAGCAGGATTTGATTTAGAAAGTAAAACAGATGAGATACTAAATGGTCAAGATGCGACAGTATTTACAGTAACCTATCACGAGAGTCAATCTGATGCAGATTCAGGAATAAACGCATTAGTAAGTCCATATTTTAACATCACAAATCCTCAAGAGATTTATGTCAACATAACCAATACAATAACAGGATGTGATGTAACAACAATGTTTAATATAGAAGTTAATGAAGCAGCGCAAGCTAATCAATCAATGCCAATCTATTATGAATGTGATGATAATATAGAGTTTGATGGAGATCCAACAGATGATCAAGCACAGTTTGATTTAACCACGCAAAATGCAGATGTATTAATGGGTCAAGATCCAACTAATTATACAGTAACTTACTATGATAATTTACAAGATGCAGAAGCAGGAACAAACCCAATACCAACAGTGTATGAAAACACATCTAATCCACAAATAATTTACGTAAGAGTAGATAATGACACAATGGAAGACGATGGAACAGGAACTATGGTAGATAGCTCTGTATGTTACGAAGTAGCAGAAATAACATTGTCAGTAAATCCATTACCAGTAGTAGATTTAGAGGCTAATTATCTATTATGTGTAAATACAAATGGAACAGAAGTAATCAATCCATTAGTGATAGAAACAGGTTTAAACCCATCAGACTACACGTTTGAATGGACCTTAAACGGAACAGTAGTAGGAACAGGCAGCAGTATAGCACCAATCCAAGGAGGAAACTATACAGTAACCATAGAAGACAACGTAACAGGATGTATAAGTACCGATAATACAATCGTAGAAGAAAGTGCGCCGCCAAGTATACAAGCCGATGTAGTAACGCCAGCGTTTGCAGATGAGCATAGTATACAAGTAACAGCAACAGGAACAGGAATATCAGAATATGAATTCCAATTAGATGGCGGTTCGTGGTATACAAACACACCAAATGATAACACGTATCTATTTAACGATGTAAGCGGAGGCGAACATACAATAACGGTAAGAGATATAAATGGTTGTGGCGAGTCAAGTATAACAGTAATGGTAATGGATTACCCACATTATTTCACACCAAATGGCGAT from Mesoflavibacter profundi includes:
- a CDS encoding mechanosensitive ion channel family protein codes for the protein MKEEWIDTGIKYAADYGLRIIAAIIIWIVGSWIIKKLLGSTKKFMEKRAYDESLKKFLVNFLGWTLKILLILAILSKLGVETTSFAAILAAAGLAIGMALQGSLGNFAGGVLLMIFKPIKIGDLIEAQGEIGVVKEIEIFTTKLIGLSNKEIIIPNGALSNGNIVNYTTEGTRRVDLVFGVGYDSDIKKTKEVLMKVITDNPKVLQEPAPTVNVLELADSSVNFAVRPWCKTEDYWAVYFETMENTKEALDAAGIEIPYPHSVEIQKQEN
- a CDS encoding choice-of-anchor L domain-containing protein, translated to MKKLLLSIFTFLVTFCIYSQDINMQNGTFSQCSGVLYDSGGGSANYANDENFVLTICPDGPDQFIQLDFTLFSTQLNLDILTVYDGDDTSAPVIGTFSGGGAANNPGTISASTTSATGCLTLEFVSDGSGNTLGWAADISCLQSCQVITPTIDSTTPAANGAGVVEIPLGGTVDFEGSAIFEVDGAGATYSWNFGDATVGSGQNVSHTYNNIGTYTVTFTVTDTNPTGCSAFYQIDVEVLSPYIDVDQTTYTVDQLVTDVLIDSPCASVSNINWSTGTNFGQENGIGYFSALPGAFPFEAGIVLNSGDAMEAEGPETGTQSSGGWPGDADLEAAIPSLTNSNDASFIEFDFVPIANSISFDFLFASEEYGTFQCSFTDAFAFLLTDLSTGITTNLALVPGTTDVVSVYTVRDNTYNNGCNSVNPQYFDSYYGAGGLPTVNDPINFRGYTTSMTAFSAVTPNNNYRIKLVIADAFDTAYNAAVFLGAGTFDLGGDLGDDVTIAAGTAVCAGGAITLDTGLTTATHTWYYEGDVIPGETGPVISATQDGNYSVDIVYSASCQTSDSIYIEFIPGPTIENTIDLTVCDVFGGPETFDLTLNDSEAIGTQDPTTVTVSYFNSLSDAQNDINEIANPSAYITSGAYPETIFIRIEDNASQTCIDTSSFTLDIFSTTINPAPDMVQCDDMDNDGFMPFDLETQTPLILGTQPASNYEVTYHTSFADADGDVNALMSPYTNVTNPEPIYVRIEVIGDASCYNVTTTPLFNLIVNLNDDSSYTVTPTCDGATVSNVSTPGGTFSSPTGATIDPVTGLVTGAASGATHSISYTTTGACPTTTTVDFTVLVTDDPSFTLQPTCDGAVVDSEATPGSYAFNPIPGDGATIDTATGTILNATPGATYTVEHTTNGVCPASSTATVTVYPLEDASFVPTATCDGATVTITGDTGGTFVLNPDPGSPITIDSVTGTVTGGTYGDTYTIEYTTGGPCPEVSAQNVTVLAQDDPSFTMVPNCDGGTVDSVAMPGGTYTFNPPAPSGDTVQIDASTGAVTMATPGTSYTVEYTTATQCPATSTFVLNVLPADNSSFNLDPTCDGATATVTGLSGGTFVLTTTGATIDAATGTVTGALPGSVHTVEYTTNGPCPTTTTQNVTVHPEVIAIDPTPLEVCDDNTPDGITQIDLTLKDTEVTGGVASYVASYYLTLTDAETATNPLPIPYTNLTNPQLIYVRVEDANTTCYDTTTLELQVEQAPTAFTPTPLEYCDPDSDGFGEFMLTDADGQITGGAAGLVVTYHETMSDAENNVNALTSPYDNIVVNTQTIYVRVESQTIVTDCASYVDLQLIVNPTPQIDITPTALEECDDDTDGLVAFDLIQSNDEILNLLDSDSSNDINPSDVTISYYQTQADAQTPSNAIATPSNYTNTTPNMETIWVRVEYNATGCYKLTELDLIVNPLPVLVQPDQLNLCDYNNPGDEQEAFTLEDANAQILNGQTGITLTYYDTQLGADTADATAQIFSPYTNGPNPQTVYVRAEDNTTGCVNTITLDLRVNPLPSPVAPSPLVACDEDNDGIYSGFDLDSQTAGIINNEPNIVLSYHETQADAENGQNTLSSPYENIVENVQTIYIRAENTLTGCYTIVTMDLVVEPSPEVPVNIPDYIICDDDNDGYNQFDFVTVMTPQILGTQDPLDFTLTYHTTQAGADTGNMPIVNPGNYTNQNNPQTIYVRLESNVNGCVTTGEFEIRVEFPPVLVQPTPLEICDELDAVYYENNDGYAVFDLTVKNDEITGATASWTVSYYETSSDAQTGVNAIPDPTMYQNTASGAQTVYVRVVDSDTGCFSLTTLTIRVLPNPTPNQNPTDLELCDDTNIVGPNDLIEMFDLTTYENVTLNGEPNVTASYYTDLDDALMGVNPIVAPTMHTNEDPANPGTAINPQTIYMRVTKGGTGCFTLVNFDITVNPLPEVSPIEDYIICELNTDEVAGFDLESKTDEILNGQDATVFTVTYHESQSDADSGINALVSPYFNITNPQEIYVNITNTITGCDVTTMFNIEVNEAAQANQSMPIYYECDDNIEFDGDPTDDQAQFDLTTQNADVLMGQDPTNYTVTYYDNLQDAEAGTNPIPTVYENTSNPQIIYVRVDNDTMEDDGTGTMVDSSVCYEVAEITLSVNPLPVVDLEANYLLCVNTNGTEVINPLVIETGLNPSDYTFEWTLNGTVVGTGSSIAPIQGGNYTVTIEDNVTGCISTDNTIVEESAPPSIQADVVTPAFADEHSIQVTATGTGISEYEFQLDGGSWYTNTPNDNTYLFNDVSGGEHTITVRDINGCGESSITVMVMDYPHYFTPNGDGYNETWQIYGISDQPDAVIYIFDRYGKLIKQLSPMGEGWDGTYNGNPLPTSDYWFTVEYREPGASQETAKKQFRAHFTLKR